The following proteins are co-located in the Chaetodon auriga isolate fChaAug3 chromosome 23, fChaAug3.hap1, whole genome shotgun sequence genome:
- the cnppd1 gene encoding protein CNPPD1, translating into MDFDALFNEKTFQFSDFQEFTFLPGHQKLTERVRKRLYYGLDTDVSLDALSCPVTDIAVEIFQKSAPSPIRKLQKKYAAHVSREACISPCAMMLALVYIERLRHRNPEYLQKISSSDLFLISMMVASKYLYDEGEEEEVFNDEWGAAGKLDVKTVNNLEMNFLNAIEWSLFTEPNDLFDILSQLETSIAERQGMKRGWFTYTDLCVLLEQSAWSQALTAIYQHFTKVSCMLGLVYLTSVAGLIATSAVLHQLSLSRSGQTLLPPPPVISSADLQSSNLNPEAPSATQHLPCCVLANKSLNRQTGAVGIGQDHTQSQSPPPASSKTSLLCLWGSLLASMGHIHPESNSEMEAPQTWSPASFFCPGCLASLPPLQCGLRNTSAVFTQGPLANHQRQAPWLASSLLGGAEPSLNSHLGVFPPVQLGPCHPESMLPVDKAQALVMPG; encoded by the exons ATGGATTTCGACGCTTTATTTAACGAGAAGACATTTCAGTTTTCGGACTTCCAGGAGTTCACG tttcttcCTGGACACCAGAAGTTGACCGAACGAGTGAGGAAGAGACTGTATTATGGCCTGGACACAGACGTTTCTTTAGATGCCCTCTCTTGCCCTGTTACAG ATATTGCCGTCGAAATCTTCCAGAAGTCTGCCCCAAGCCCAATACGAAAGCTTCAGAAGAAGTATGCTGCTCATGTTTCCAG gGAGGCTTGCATCTCTCCGTGTGCCATGATGCTGGCTCTCGTTTATATAGAAAGGCTCCGGCATAGAAACCCTGAATACCTACAAAAgatctcctcctctgacctctTCCTGATCTCTATG ATGGTTGCCAGTAAGTACCTGTACGacgaaggagaggaagaagaggtttTCAACGATGAGTGGGGAGCAGCTGGGAAGCTGGACGTCAAAACTGTCAATAACCTGGAGATGAACTTTCTGAACGCcatt GAGTGGAGCCTGTTCACAGAGCCAAATGACTTGTTTGACATACTAAGTCAACTGGAAACCAG CATTGCAGAGCGGCAGGGGATGAAACGTGGCTGGTTCACCTACACTGACCTCTGTGTGCTACTGGAGCAATCAGCATGGAGTCAAGCCCTCACAGCCATCTACCAGCACTTTACCAAG GTATCCTGTATGCTCGGCCTGGTCTATCTGACCAGTGTAGCCGGCCTTATTGCCACCAGCGCTGTGCTGCACCAGCTCAGCCTCTCCAGAAGCGGACAGACCCTGCTTCCACCTCCGCCTGTGATTAGCTCAGCTGACCTTCAGTCCTCCAACCTCAACCCGGAAGCTCCATCTGCAACTCAGCACCTCCCCTGTTGTGTCCTGGCCAACAAGAGCCTGAACCGCCAGACCGGAGCTGTTGGAATCGGACAGGaccacacacagagccagagccCCCCACCGGCTTCCTCAAAGACGTCGCTGTTGTGTCTCTGGGGTTCCCTCCTTGCCTCAATGGGTCACATACATCCCGAATCAAATTCTGAGATGGAAGCTCCGCAAACTTGGTCTCCTGCCTCTTTCTTCTGTCCTGGCTGTCTtgcatctctccctcctcttcagtgTGGGCTTAGAAACACCTCAGCAGTTTTCACCCAAGGCCCCCTTGCTAACCATCAGCGTCAGGCACCGTGGCTGGCCTCCAGCCTTCTTGGAGGGGCGGAACCAAGTCTGAACTCTCACCTGGGGGTGTTTCCCCCTGTGCAGCTGGGACCCTGCCATCCAGAGTCTATGTTACCTGTTGACAAAGCCCAAGCTCTGGTCATGCCCGGTTAG